One stretch of Deinococcus aerius DNA includes these proteins:
- the murI gene encoding glutamate racemase produces the protein MTCEAPLGVFDSGVGGLSVLAELRRVLPHERFLYLADTAHVPIGARPDEEIRDLTSRAVAALHARGAKGVVVACNTASAFSLRPLRERYGPAFPVIGLVPAVKPAVAATQSGVIGVLATPGTLRGTLLRDVIREFAEPTGVRVLTAVSAELVPLVEAGQAGGGRARAVLREVLAPLAGAGADQLVLGCTHYPFLAGSIRAEFGDTFGLVDSGAAVARHTRNVLEAASLLRGENGEGGVTYLVTGEPEATRPVIGALTGGQNVTVQQVTT, from the coding sequence ATGACCTGCGAGGCCCCCCTGGGCGTATTCGACAGCGGCGTGGGCGGCCTGAGCGTCCTGGCCGAGCTGCGGCGTGTCCTGCCGCACGAACGCTTTCTGTACCTCGCGGACACGGCTCATGTGCCCATCGGGGCCCGGCCGGACGAGGAGATCCGGGACCTGACCAGCCGGGCGGTGGCGGCGCTGCACGCGCGGGGCGCCAAGGGCGTGGTCGTGGCCTGCAACACGGCCTCGGCCTTCAGCCTGCGCCCCCTGCGCGAGCGGTACGGCCCGGCCTTCCCCGTGATCGGCCTGGTGCCCGCCGTCAAGCCCGCCGTGGCCGCCACCCAGTCGGGCGTGATAGGCGTGCTGGCGACCCCGGGCACCCTGCGCGGCACCCTGCTGCGCGACGTGATCCGCGAGTTTGCCGAGCCTACCGGAGTCCGGGTCCTCACCGCCGTGAGCGCCGAACTCGTGCCCTTGGTCGAGGCGGGGCAGGCCGGCGGCGGGCGGGCGCGGGCCGTGCTGCGGGAAGTGCTGGCACCACTGGCGGGGGCCGGGGCCGATCAGCTCGTGCTGGGCTGCACGCATTACCCCTTCCTGGCGGGGAGCATCCGCGCCGAGTTCGGGGACACCTTTGGGCTGGTGGACAGCGGCGCGGCGGTGGCCCGGCACACCCGGAACGTGCTGGAAGCGGCCAGTTTGCTGCGGGGGGAGAACGGGGAGGGCGGGGTCACGTACCTCGTGACGGGGGAACCGGAGGCGACGCGCCCCGTGATCGGCGCCCTTACGGGCGGGCAGAATGTCACCGTGCAGCAGGTGACCACTTGA